The following coding sequences are from one Halorubrum sp. BOL3-1 window:
- a CDS encoding UvrD-helicase domain-containing protein, whose product MTDTTATRLFGGPGSGKTTALLDRVEGILETGDADVRDVLVVSYTRAAAAEIRERLAERLDISPRSLQGNVSTMHAKAYELLDLSRGDVVGEDDKEAFCEDYGIDFEDQHGGAGRRTARSTTIGNKIIATSQWLQRTERDVADWYDVPFQWNVEEIRLPPEEDPNAQEGNKYTPTWPSDDERIDIPETVRAWRAYKGENGLVGFADMLERVAQRSLVPSVDYLVIDEFQDITTLQYNVFEEWQPHMRKVLIAGDDDQVVYAWQGADPDLLLDTDVDEDVVLPNSYRLPSEILNVVNAEIRHIDKRQEKDLHPRKEGGTVEAIESPSMLELVRNVRYTVEDDEGDVMCLFRARYQMFDFIDEFIDRGIPFSMLTDGRMWTDRVQDYVSAVEKAESGDPVNGLEARRLADMLQESAFGTHDREEFYDFLDDREEAADADDVSLIDVSADTLDEYIPFMPDTDSADDMVRKVTSFQRKSMGAYFEGDYRGMDPSRVRVGTIHSAKGREADHVFVATDLTEKVVEQMAASVDDPTDVDGVEEFTKSTSPVPLLTDNERRVFYVGMSRARERLVIMESLIGGAPTLPISVLLFDEIREGPAQELVEEVQAELAVPEPEP is encoded by the coding sequence ATGACCGATACCACGGCGACGCGGCTGTTCGGGGGGCCGGGAAGCGGGAAGACGACCGCGCTCTTGGACCGCGTCGAGGGGATACTGGAGACCGGGGACGCCGACGTCCGCGACGTGCTCGTCGTCTCGTACACGCGCGCGGCCGCCGCCGAGATCCGCGAGCGACTCGCGGAGCGGCTCGACATCTCGCCGCGCAGCCTCCAAGGGAACGTGAGCACGATGCACGCGAAGGCGTACGAGCTGCTCGACCTCTCGCGGGGCGACGTAGTCGGAGAAGACGACAAGGAGGCGTTCTGTGAGGACTACGGCATCGATTTCGAGGACCAGCACGGCGGCGCCGGCCGCCGGACCGCGCGGTCGACGACCATCGGCAACAAGATCATCGCCACCTCGCAGTGGCTCCAGCGCACCGAGCGCGACGTGGCCGACTGGTACGACGTCCCCTTCCAGTGGAACGTTGAGGAGATCCGACTCCCGCCCGAGGAGGACCCGAACGCCCAAGAGGGCAACAAGTACACCCCGACGTGGCCCTCCGACGACGAGCGGATCGACATCCCGGAGACGGTCCGTGCGTGGCGCGCGTACAAGGGCGAAAACGGTCTCGTCGGCTTCGCGGACATGCTCGAACGGGTCGCGCAGCGCTCGCTCGTCCCGAGCGTCGACTACCTGGTCATCGACGAGTTCCAGGATATCACCACCCTCCAGTACAACGTCTTCGAGGAGTGGCAACCGCACATGCGGAAGGTGCTCATCGCCGGCGACGACGACCAGGTCGTCTACGCGTGGCAGGGCGCCGACCCCGACCTCCTCTTAGACACCGACGTCGACGAGGACGTCGTCTTACCGAACTCCTACCGGCTCCCCTCGGAGATCCTCAACGTCGTCAACGCCGAGATCCGCCACATCGACAAGCGCCAGGAGAAGGACCTCCACCCGCGCAAGGAGGGCGGCACCGTCGAGGCGATCGAGTCGCCCTCGATGCTCGAACTCGTCCGGAACGTCCGGTACACCGTCGAGGACGACGAGGGCGACGTGATGTGTCTGTTCCGGGCGCGCTACCAGATGTTCGACTTCATCGACGAGTTCATCGACCGCGGGATCCCCTTCTCGATGCTCACCGACGGGCGAATGTGGACCGACCGGGTCCAAGACTACGTCAGCGCCGTCGAGAAGGCCGAGTCCGGCGACCCCGTGAACGGGTTGGAGGCCCGGCGGTTGGCCGACATGCTCCAAGAGTCGGCGTTCGGGACCCACGACCGCGAGGAGTTCTACGACTTCCTCGACGACCGCGAGGAGGCGGCCGACGCCGACGACGTCTCCCTGATCGACGTCTCGGCCGACACGCTCGACGAGTACATCCCCTTCATGCCGGACACCGACAGCGCCGACGACATGGTCCGGAAAGTGACGAGCTTCCAGCGGAAGTCGATGGGCGCGTACTTCGAGGGCGACTATCGGGGGATGGACCCGAGCCGCGTCCGCGTCGGCACCATCCACTCCGCGAAGGGCCGCGAGGCCGACCACGTGTTCGTCGCGACGGACCTCACGGAGAAGGTGGTCGAGCAGATGGCCGCCTCCGTCGACGACCCGACCGACGTCGACGGCGTCGAGGAGTTCACCAAGTCGACCAGCCCCGTCCCCCTGCTCACCGACAACGAGCGCCGCGTCTTCTACGTCGGGATGTCCCGCGCCCGCGAGCGACTCGTGATCATGGAGAGCCTGATCGGCGGCGCGCCGACGCTCCCGATAAGCGTCCTGCTGTTCGACGAGATCCGCGAGGGGCCGGCCCAAGAGCTCGTCGAGGAGGTCCAAGCGGAGCTGGCGGTGCCCGAGCCCGAGCCGTGA
- a CDS encoding Xaa-Pro peptidase family protein, which yields MSGDDAESDDSAAPDDRACPDAVGDFRPLRTDLRPVAEAVRAADADAFVAVGDRFDDDLRYLTRFSGPDRPSALVVVPSDDGATDRTGRAVLCAPALFREQAEREFVESARDADAPGGGGTGFHDGVVREVRTENVGGHAGERAAAVVSGLVGSEEGEIGEGREEKEAGDADYTVLTPASVPHDAAVYLERAGNELASTDAVAAARARKTPREVDRIRRVRRAAVAGIARAETVLAESAVVDEAGDSRRSPLRWGGKPLTTERLRREVNAVLAARGVRDAGNTVIGAGPSAADLHYVGDGPVRPGETVLLDVSPRGPDGYYGDATRTFVVDGDGGWARRASVAVEAAREAALNEVEPGVPAKTVHGEAAAELAAYGFDPNAGEGEAGFTHGTGHGVGVSLHESPSLSGAGELRPGHVVTIEPGVYDPEVGGVRLEDAVVVTEEGYEILAAYPLGIVPESESV from the coding sequence GTGAGCGGAGACGACGCGGAGTCGGACGACTCCGCGGCCCCGGACGACCGTGCTTGCCCGGACGCAGTCGGGGATTTCCGCCCGCTCCGGACCGACCTCCGCCCCGTCGCGGAGGCGGTCCGCGCGGCCGACGCGGACGCGTTCGTCGCGGTCGGTGATCGCTTCGACGACGATCTGCGCTACCTCACGCGGTTTTCGGGACCGGACCGACCGTCCGCGCTGGTCGTGGTGCCGAGCGACGACGGGGCGACCGACCGCACCGGGCGAGCCGTCCTCTGTGCGCCCGCGCTGTTCCGCGAGCAGGCGGAGCGGGAGTTCGTCGAGAGCGCGCGCGACGCGGACGCGCCGGGCGGCGGCGGCACGGGGTTCCACGACGGGGTCGTCCGTGAGGTCCGAACCGAGAACGTCGGCGGTCACGCCGGCGAGCGCGCGGCCGCGGTCGTGAGCGGCCTCGTCGGTAGCGAGGAGGGCGAAATCGGAGAAGGTAGAGAGGAGAAGGAGGCAGGAGACGCCGACTACACCGTTCTCACCCCCGCATCGGTCCCGCACGACGCCGCGGTGTACCTCGAACGCGCGGGCAACGAACTGGCGTCGACGGACGCGGTCGCGGCCGCCAGAGCGCGCAAGACGCCGAGAGAGGTCGACCGGATCCGACGCGTCCGGCGCGCCGCGGTCGCCGGTATCGCCCGGGCCGAGACGGTACTCGCGGAGAGTGCGGTCGTCGACGAGGCGGGAGACTCGCGGCGCTCGCCGCTCCGCTGGGGAGGCAAACCGCTGACGACGGAGCGGCTGCGCCGCGAGGTGAACGCCGTCCTCGCCGCTCGGGGCGTCCGCGACGCCGGCAACACGGTGATCGGCGCCGGCCCGTCCGCGGCGGACCTCCACTACGTCGGGGACGGCCCGGTCCGCCCCGGCGAGACGGTGTTGCTCGACGTTTCGCCGCGCGGCCCGGACGGGTACTACGGCGACGCGACCCGGACGTTCGTCGTCGACGGCGACGGCGGCTGGGCGCGCCGGGCGTCCGTCGCGGTCGAGGCCGCCCGCGAGGCCGCGCTCAACGAGGTCGAGCCGGGCGTTCCGGCCAAGACCGTCCACGGCGAGGCGGCGGCGGAGCTGGCGGCGTACGGCTTCGACCCGAACGCCGGCGAGGGGGAGGCAGGGTTCACCCACGGCACCGGCCACGGCGTCGGCGTGAGCCTCCACGAGTCGCCGTCGCTGTCGGGCGCGGGCGAACTCCGACCGGGCCACGTCGTGACGATCGAACCCGGCGTGTACGACCCCGAGGTCGGCGGCGTCAGGCTGGAGGACGCGGTCGTCGTCACGGAGGAAGGGTACGAGATATTGGCGGCGTATCCGCTCGGGATCGTGCCCGAGAGCGAGTCGGTCTGA
- a CDS encoding riboflavin synthase, producing the protein MFTGIVEGTGTVRARTETDDGLRLRVEVDGVEGFDDLGHGQSISVSGVCLTVEEYGVDEGGGAVDDDPVGDGGSGWFEVFLASETVAKTYLGEVREGDAVNVERAMPADGRFDGHVVQGHVDTVAEVAGIERVGEDWRFAFSVPEGHTDYLVDKGSVTLDGISLTVAEKGDCEFDVAVIPTTYDLTTLSEKSVGDPVHLEVDVIAKYVENMLDGYAGAD; encoded by the coding sequence ATGTTCACCGGCATCGTCGAGGGGACCGGCACGGTCCGCGCGCGGACCGAGACCGACGACGGCCTCCGCCTACGGGTCGAGGTCGACGGCGTCGAGGGGTTCGACGACCTCGGCCACGGCCAGTCGATAAGCGTGAGCGGCGTCTGCCTGACCGTGGAGGAGTACGGGGTCGACGAGGGCGGCGGCGCGGTCGACGACGACCCGGTCGGCGACGGGGGGTCCGGCTGGTTCGAGGTGTTCCTCGCGAGCGAGACGGTCGCGAAGACGTACCTCGGCGAGGTGCGCGAGGGCGACGCGGTCAACGTCGAGCGCGCGATGCCCGCCGACGGGCGGTTCGACGGCCACGTCGTCCAAGGCCACGTCGACACCGTGGCCGAGGTGGCCGGTATCGAGCGCGTGGGCGAGGACTGGCGGTTCGCCTTCTCGGTCCCGGAGGGGCACACCGACTACCTCGTCGACAAGGGCTCCGTGACGCTCGACGGGATCTCGCTGACGGTCGCGGAGAAGGGGGACTGCGAGTTCGACGTCGCGGTCATCCCGACGACCTACGACCTGACGACCCTCTCCGAGAAGTCGGTCGGGGACCCGGTTCACCTCGAAGTGGACGTGATCGCGAAGTACGTCGAGAACATGCTGGACGGGTACGCGGGAGCGGACTGA
- a CDS encoding phosphoglycerol geranylgeranyltransferase: protein MTDPWDDWDHVLKVDPDKDLRSGETFEDVCRTGTDAIEIGGTLDVTAEKMTRVVDAAAEFDVPLYQEPSNPGVVIDSPALDGYLIPTVFNAGGPFWITGAHKEWVRIDDLDWSRTHTEAYIVLNPDAAVAELTDANCDLAADDVGAYAKVAERMFGQEIVYVEYSGTFGDAEKVAAAHDALDDATLFYGGGIHDYESANEMAAHSDVIVVGDLLHDEGVDAVRETVKGAKDAHGD from the coding sequence ATGACCGATCCGTGGGACGACTGGGACCACGTGCTGAAGGTCGATCCCGACAAGGACCTCCGGTCGGGCGAGACCTTCGAGGACGTCTGCCGGACCGGGACGGACGCGATCGAGATCGGCGGGACCCTCGACGTCACCGCGGAGAAGATGACCCGCGTCGTCGACGCCGCCGCGGAGTTCGACGTACCGCTGTACCAAGAGCCGTCGAACCCCGGCGTCGTGATCGACTCGCCGGCGCTCGACGGCTACCTGATCCCGACCGTCTTCAACGCGGGCGGTCCCTTCTGGATCACCGGCGCCCACAAGGAGTGGGTCCGCATCGACGACCTCGACTGGAGTCGGACCCACACCGAGGCGTACATCGTCCTCAACCCGGACGCCGCGGTCGCGGAGCTGACCGACGCGAACTGCGACCTCGCCGCGGACGACGTCGGGGCGTACGCGAAGGTCGCGGAACGGATGTTCGGCCAAGAGATCGTCTACGTCGAGTACTCCGGCACGTTCGGTGACGCCGAGAAGGTCGCGGCCGCCCACGACGCGCTCGACGACGCCACCCTCTTTTACGGCGGCGGCATCCACGACTACGAGTCCGCCAACGAGATGGCCGCCCACAGCGACGTGATCGTCGTCGGTGACCTCCTCCACGACGAGGGCGTCGACGCCGTCCGCGAGACGGTGAAGGGTGCGAAGGACGCGCACGGCGACTGA
- a CDS encoding tubulin/FtsZ family protein produces MKTVLLGVGQAGGKLTTAIAEFDADAGYGAVLDALAVNTAAADLDPLPLETVLVGQSRVSGHGVGGDNELGAEVMDEDTVEVLDALAPKVTAEAEAVFVVAGLGGGTGSGGAPVLVRELNRVYDVPVYAIGILPGRDEGTMYQVNAGRSLKTLVREADATVLLDNDAWRSAGESMEGGYEAINASMAKRIGLLLAAGEAVEGVAESVVDTSEVINTLRAGGMAAVGFSSAPAAEDPEENVTTVTSAVRSAVMTGLSLPTATDADAALVAVAGDPDRISRKGAEKARKWLQEETGSMQVRGGDFPLDSDRIAALVLLAGVERSQRVESFLERARQAVRDEREEKPDPAAAFENDEIDDLL; encoded by the coding sequence ATGAAAACAGTCCTCCTCGGCGTCGGACAGGCGGGCGGTAAGCTCACGACCGCTATCGCGGAGTTCGACGCCGACGCCGGCTACGGCGCGGTCCTCGACGCGCTCGCGGTCAACACCGCCGCCGCCGACCTCGACCCCCTCCCCCTCGAAACGGTCCTCGTCGGACAGTCGCGCGTCAGCGGTCACGGCGTCGGCGGCGACAACGAACTCGGCGCGGAGGTGATGGACGAGGACACCGTCGAGGTGCTCGACGCGCTCGCACCTAAGGTCACGGCGGAGGCCGAGGCGGTGTTCGTCGTCGCCGGTCTCGGCGGCGGGACCGGCTCGGGCGGCGCGCCGGTCCTCGTCCGGGAGCTGAACCGGGTGTACGACGTTCCCGTCTACGCGATCGGGATCCTCCCGGGTCGCGACGAGGGGACGATGTATCAGGTGAACGCCGGCCGGTCGCTCAAGACCCTGGTCCGCGAGGCGGACGCGACGGTCCTGCTCGACAACGACGCGTGGCGCTCCGCCGGGGAGTCCATGGAGGGCGGCTACGAGGCGATCAACGCCTCGATGGCGAAGCGGATCGGTCTCCTCCTGGCCGCCGGCGAGGCCGTCGAGGGGGTCGCGGAGTCCGTCGTCGACACCAGCGAGGTGATAAACACCCTCCGCGCGGGCGGGATGGCCGCGGTCGGGTTCTCGTCGGCGCCCGCGGCCGAGGACCCGGAGGAGAACGTCACCACCGTGACGAGCGCGGTCCGCAGCGCGGTGATGACCGGCCTGTCGCTCCCGACCGCCACCGACGCGGACGCCGCGCTCGTCGCGGTCGCCGGCGACCCGGACCGGATCTCGCGGAAGGGCGCGGAGAAGGCCCGCAAGTGGCTCCAAGAGGAGACGGGGTCGATGCAGGTCCGCGGCGGCGACTTCCCGCTCGACTCCGACCGGATCGCGGCTTTGGTCCTCCTCGCGGGCGTCGAGCGGTCACAGCGCGTCGAGTCGTTCCTGGAACGCGCCCGGCAGGCGGTCCGTGACGAGCGCGAGGAGAAGCCCGACCCGGCAGCCGCGTTCGAGAACGACGAGATCGACGACCTGCTCTGA
- a CDS encoding type II secretion system protein, producing the protein MTGGPSETADDSTASEELRRAVAFLGWEVSAERVVDLGYRAGGAIGVVVTVVAGVVAGAVAAAPAGLAAAVGGVHAVHRAPVWLASLRRTRALGAAPGLVGRLVLRMRLDPSTERAVGFAARTGDGPLAAALSRHERGSADGPTSGLQAFAREWRPWFPAIDRAAALVRTAATAPPERRGRCLDRALDATLSGTTDRLASFVGAVRGPVSALYAFGVLLPLALIALLPAGAAAGVAIGPGVVAGLYLVALPGGLVAASAWLLSRRPVAFPPPRIGGDHPDVPNRYGRALLAGCALGAAAAVVAARAVAAWAWPVAGVGVGVGVALFVLARPRRAVLSDVREVERGLPDAMTVIGGDVAEGVAVETAVANAGERIDGATGDVFERAGRRSDTLRVGVREAFLGRGGPAATIPSPRLRGAIALLSVAAREGRPAGDVLLELADQLKSLRELERDARRQLATVTGTLSNTAAVFAPLVGGATVALATGIDAADIGSLGAGAAAGADALGGGVGADGGMTAAGGGATGGEAGAADGARALSVPVLGRIVGTYVLLLAALLTGLATGLERGFDRTLVAYRIGIALPTATATFLVAFAGAGLLF; encoded by the coding sequence ATGACGGGGGGCCCGTCGGAGACCGCGGACGACTCGACCGCGTCCGAAGAGCTCCGGCGTGCGGTCGCGTTCCTCGGGTGGGAGGTCTCCGCGGAGCGCGTCGTCGACCTCGGATACCGAGCCGGCGGCGCCATCGGCGTCGTCGTCACGGTCGTCGCGGGGGTCGTCGCCGGCGCGGTTGCCGCCGCACCGGCGGGACTGGCCGCCGCCGTCGGCGGGGTACACGCGGTCCACCGGGCGCCGGTGTGGCTCGCGTCGCTCCGGCGGACGCGTGCGCTCGGCGCGGCGCCGGGACTCGTCGGACGGCTCGTGTTGCGGATGCGGCTCGACCCCTCGACGGAGCGCGCGGTTGGCTTCGCCGCCCGAACGGGCGACGGGCCGCTGGCCGCGGCGCTGTCGCGACACGAACGCGGGAGCGCGGACGGGCCGACGAGCGGACTTCAGGCGTTCGCCCGCGAGTGGCGCCCCTGGTTCCCGGCGATCGACCGCGCCGCGGCGCTCGTCCGAACGGCGGCGACCGCGCCGCCGGAACGCCGCGGGCGGTGTCTGGACCGGGCGCTCGACGCGACGCTCTCGGGGACGACGGACCGGCTCGCGTCGTTCGTCGGCGCGGTGCGGGGGCCGGTCTCCGCGCTGTACGCCTTCGGCGTGCTGCTGCCGTTGGCGCTCATCGCGCTGCTGCCCGCCGGCGCCGCCGCCGGCGTCGCGATCGGTCCCGGAGTCGTCGCCGGCCTGTACCTCGTCGCGCTCCCCGGAGGGTTGGTGGCCGCGTCGGCGTGGCTGCTCTCGCGTCGACCGGTCGCGTTCCCGCCGCCGCGGATCGGCGGCGATCATCCCGACGTGCCGAATCGGTACGGCCGCGCGCTTCTCGCCGGCTGCGCCCTCGGCGCCGCGGCGGCCGTCGTCGCCGCGCGAGCCGTCGCGGCGTGGGCGTGGCCGGTCGCCGGGGTCGGCGTCGGGGTCGGTGTCGCGCTGTTCGTCCTCGCGCGGCCCCGCAGGGCGGTGTTGTCGGACGTCCGCGAGGTCGAGCGAGGTCTCCCGGACGCGATGACCGTGATCGGCGGCGACGTGGCCGAGGGCGTCGCCGTCGAGACCGCGGTCGCGAACGCCGGCGAGCGGATCGACGGCGCGACCGGCGACGTGTTCGAGCGCGCCGGACGACGCAGCGACACGCTGCGGGTCGGCGTCCGCGAGGCGTTCCTCGGGCGGGGCGGACCGGCGGCGACGATCCCGTCGCCCAGGCTCCGCGGTGCGATCGCGCTGCTCTCGGTCGCCGCGCGGGAGGGCCGCCCCGCCGGCGACGTGCTGTTGGAGCTCGCGGACCAGCTGAAGTCGCTCAGAGAGCTCGAACGCGACGCCCGCCGCCAGCTGGCGACCGTGACCGGGACGCTCTCGAACACGGCGGCGGTGTTCGCGCCGCTCGTCGGCGGGGCGACCGTCGCGCTCGCGACGGGGATCGACGCCGCCGACATCGGCAGTCTCGGTGCCGGTGCGGCCGCGGGCGCGGACGCACTCGGCGGCGGCGTGGGCGCGGACGGCGGGATGACGGCGGCCGGAGGCGGTGCGACCGGCGGCGAAGCCGGTGCGGCCGACGGCGCGAGAGCGCTGTCGGTACCGGTGCTCGGACGGATCGTGGGAACGTACGTGCTGCTGCTTGCGGCGCTCCTCACCGGACTGGCGACCGGGTTGGAGCGCGGGTTCGACCGAACGTTGGTGGCCTACCGGATCGGCATCGCGCTGCCGACGGCCACCGCGACGTTCCTCGTCGCGTTCGCCGGCGCCGGACTCCTGTTCTGA
- a CDS encoding DUF5791 family protein produces the protein MFHEVVDGGSEFAAVDDEPAAADILAAFEAMVTEAATSAGVDRLVGETGLTEADATAARDGEVDGIAVADAAGVLAAADPDRDADAMVAEVRDHLLMGMATAVLDVDSIAAKIDADLTGQEVQQALEGRTTMTLGQLAEVLAVIERRKR, from the coding sequence ATGTTTCACGAGGTCGTCGACGGCGGGTCCGAGTTCGCTGCCGTCGACGACGAGCCGGCGGCGGCGGATATTCTCGCCGCCTTCGAGGCGATGGTGACGGAGGCGGCGACGAGCGCGGGGGTCGACCGACTCGTCGGTGAGACCGGACTGACCGAGGCGGACGCGACCGCCGCCCGCGACGGCGAGGTCGACGGGATCGCGGTCGCGGACGCCGCCGGCGTCCTCGCGGCGGCCGACCCGGACCGCGACGCCGACGCGATGGTCGCGGAGGTTCGCGACCACCTGTTGATGGGGATGGCGACCGCCGTCCTCGACGTCGACTCGATCGCCGCGAAGATCGACGCCGACCTTACCGGCCAAGAGGTCCAGCAGGCGTTGGAGGGACGAACGACGATGACGCTCGGACAGCTCGCGGAGGTACTCGCGGTCATCGAGCGCCGGAAGCGATGA
- a CDS encoding NAD-dependent epimerase/dehydratase family protein, whose product MRVVVVGCGYVGIALAEQLDARGHAVTGVRRSDAGLDAVAAAGSDVEAVRADATEPESLTALPDADAVVFAASSGGRGADAAREVYVDGLANVVDEYGSRASLPDRLVYTSSTGVYGDHDGGWVDEETPVGPTTGKTRVLAEAERIATERAADAGIDGTVVRFAGLYGPDRYRLTRYVEGPVTAGYLNMVHRDDAAGSIRHLLETDRARDRVVLVVDDEPVDKHAFAEWLADACGVPRPEKLSKDERIAAGDLSAAGERRIRTSKRCSNALLRGLGYEFVHPTFRSGYRDAVRAYRAATE is encoded by the coding sequence ATGAGAGTCGTCGTCGTCGGCTGCGGCTACGTCGGGATCGCGCTGGCTGAGCAGCTCGACGCCCGCGGCCACGCGGTGACCGGCGTCCGGCGGTCCGACGCCGGACTCGACGCCGTCGCGGCCGCCGGATCTGACGTCGAGGCCGTCCGCGCGGACGCGACCGAGCCGGAGTCGCTCACGGCGCTCCCGGACGCGGACGCGGTCGTCTTCGCGGCCAGTTCCGGCGGTCGCGGCGCCGACGCGGCGCGGGAGGTGTACGTCGACGGGTTGGCGAACGTCGTCGACGAGTACGGCTCGCGAGCGTCCCTGCCGGACCGACTGGTGTACACCTCCTCGACCGGCGTGTACGGCGATCACGACGGCGGGTGGGTCGACGAGGAGACGCCGGTCGGACCCACCACGGGGAAGACCCGCGTCCTCGCAGAGGCCGAACGGATCGCGACGGAGCGAGCGGCCGACGCGGGGATCGACGGGACCGTCGTTCGGTTCGCGGGGCTGTACGGCCCGGATCGGTACCGCCTGACGCGATACGTGGAGGGACCGGTGACCGCCGGGTATCTGAACATGGTCCACCGCGACGACGCGGCGGGGTCGATCCGACACCTGTTGGAGACGGACCGCGCGCGAGACCGAGTCGTCCTGGTCGTCGACGACGAACCGGTCGACAAACACGCGTTCGCCGAGTGGCTCGCGGACGCATGCGGCGTGCCGCGTCCGGAGAAACTGTCGAAAGACGAGCGGATCGCGGCCGGTGACCTCTCTGCGGCCGGGGAGCGCCGGATCCGAACGAGCAAACGGTGTTCGAACGCGCTGCTCCGCGGCCTCGGCTACGAGTTCGTCCACCCGACGTTTCGGTCCGGGTACCGGGACGCCGTGCGCGCGTATCGGGCCGCGACCGAGTAG
- a CDS encoding bifunctional oligoribonuclease/PAP phosphatase NrnA, with translation MRAMSAADDRFSQARAVVRENPEIAVGVALVALIAVAVVFVVLRARRTPGVRFRQLLAEKEEIAVLMHPNPDPDAMSAAVGVASLAGQVDVDSTVQYPGQIRHQENRAFQTVLDLELEPIGHVSDLAAESVVLVDHNEPRGFAGADGVLPMAVVDHHPGDGAGDSFTDVRTDYGATASVVAEYFRDNDAVPVPPDKHASETPSDLTLATDTATGLLYGILADTKHLTVGASEPDFAAAAYLYPGVDQDRLDRIANPAVDAEVLEVKARAIAGRRVEGSFGVADVGGVNNVDAIPQAADELIQLEGVTAVVVIGERDGTVHLSGRSRDDRVHMGNAIGAVLDDTNNGNGGGHSRMGGGTIEPEIDPTGETESTTVDRDALADGLFRAMAGDV, from the coding sequence ATGCGAGCGATGAGCGCGGCCGACGACCGATTCTCGCAGGCGCGAGCCGTGGTCCGGGAGAACCCGGAGATCGCCGTTGGCGTGGCGCTCGTCGCCCTGATCGCCGTCGCGGTTGTCTTCGTCGTCCTCCGCGCCCGGCGGACGCCGGGCGTCAGGTTCCGACAGCTGTTGGCCGAAAAAGAGGAGATCGCTGTGCTGATGCACCCGAACCCGGACCCCGACGCGATGTCGGCGGCCGTCGGAGTGGCCTCCCTCGCCGGCCAGGTTGACGTCGACTCGACCGTCCAGTACCCCGGCCAGATTCGCCACCAGGAGAACCGCGCGTTCCAGACCGTTCTCGACCTCGAACTGGAGCCGATAGGACACGTGAGCGACCTCGCGGCGGAGTCGGTCGTCTTAGTCGATCACAACGAGCCTCGGGGATTCGCCGGCGCCGACGGCGTGTTGCCGATGGCGGTCGTCGACCATCACCCGGGCGACGGCGCGGGCGACTCGTTCACCGACGTGCGGACCGACTACGGCGCGACCGCCTCGGTCGTCGCGGAGTACTTTCGGGACAACGACGCGGTCCCCGTCCCGCCCGACAAGCACGCGAGCGAGACGCCGAGCGATCTGACGCTCGCGACCGACACCGCGACGGGGCTGCTGTACGGGATCCTGGCGGACACGAAACACCTCACCGTTGGGGCCAGCGAACCCGACTTCGCGGCGGCCGCGTACCTCTACCCCGGCGTTGACCAGGATCGGCTCGACCGGATCGCGAACCCCGCGGTCGACGCGGAGGTACTGGAGGTGAAAGCCCGAGCGATCGCGGGACGGCGCGTCGAGGGGTCGTTCGGAGTCGCCGACGTCGGCGGCGTGAACAACGTCGACGCGATCCCACAGGCCGCGGACGAGCTGATCCAGCTGGAGGGGGTCACCGCGGTCGTGGTGATCGGCGAGCGGGACGGGACCGTTCACCTCTCGGGACGCTCGCGAGACGACAGGGTCCACATGGGCAACGCGATCGGGGCGGTGTTAGACGACACCAACAACGGGAACGGCGGCGGCCACTCTCGGATGGGCGGCGGAACAATCGAGCCGGAGATCGACCCCACGGGCGAAACGGAGTCGACGACCGTCGACCGCGACGCGCTCGCCGACGGACTGTTCCGGGCGATGGCCGGCGACGTGTAA